From the genome of Streptomyces sp. NBC_01116, one region includes:
- a CDS encoding serine/threonine-protein kinase: protein MRPVGSKYLLEEPLGRGATGTVWRARQRETAGAEAAVAGQPGETVAIKVLKEELANDADVVMRFLRERSVLLRLTHPNIVRTRDLVVEGDLLALVMDLIDGPDLHRYLRENGPLTPVAASLLTAQIADALAASHADGVVHRDLKPANVLVDERDGQMHPMLTDFGIARLADSPGLTRTHEFVGTPAYVAPESAEGRPQTSAVDIYGAGILLYELVTGRPPFAGGTALEVLHRHLSEEPRRPSNVPAPLWTVIERCLSKDPDRRPSAENLARGLRTVASGIGVHANSAQIAAADGVGALLAPDPAPTAVPETPGAADPTQVLPSNAGSFDPAATSVLPQSGPGGQGGPGGHADPTSVMPPVPQRPDGPPQPDGPHPWQSQLQAARDRNEQTQVQYLDPSQDPLRRRPQRQQQPPQHQQHQQQSPQRRQPPPQHQQYPPQQQQHQQQHQPQRYQPPQQPQRQQYAPPQPQQPQQPAARPPREPRPPRQRGANPMRIPGLGCLKGCLFTVVLLIVAGWLIWELTPLQEWVAQGKGYWEAIGDAIGTVTGWISELGESTGSSGGA, encoded by the coding sequence GTGCGGCCGGTAGGCAGCAAGTACCTGCTCGAGGAGCCGCTCGGACGCGGCGCCACGGGCACCGTCTGGCGAGCCCGCCAGCGGGAGACCGCGGGCGCCGAGGCAGCCGTCGCGGGTCAGCCCGGCGAGACCGTGGCCATCAAGGTCCTCAAGGAGGAGCTGGCCAACGACGCCGATGTCGTGATGCGGTTCCTGCGGGAGCGCTCCGTCCTGCTGCGGCTCACGCACCCCAACATCGTGCGCACCCGGGACCTCGTCGTCGAGGGCGATCTCCTCGCCCTGGTGATGGATCTGATCGACGGCCCCGACCTGCACCGCTACCTCCGCGAGAACGGCCCGCTCACCCCGGTCGCCGCTTCCCTGCTCACCGCGCAGATCGCGGACGCGCTCGCCGCCAGCCACGCCGACGGCGTCGTCCACCGCGACCTCAAGCCGGCCAACGTGCTCGTCGACGAGCGCGACGGCCAGATGCACCCGATGCTCACCGACTTCGGCATCGCGCGCCTGGCCGACTCCCCGGGCCTGACCCGGACCCACGAGTTCGTCGGCACGCCCGCCTACGTGGCGCCGGAGTCCGCCGAGGGCCGCCCGCAGACCTCTGCCGTCGACATCTACGGCGCGGGCATCCTGCTGTACGAGCTGGTCACCGGCCGCCCGCCGTTCGCCGGGGGCACCGCCCTCGAAGTCCTGCACCGGCACCTCAGCGAGGAGCCCCGCCGTCCCTCCAACGTCCCGGCCCCGCTGTGGACGGTCATAGAGCGCTGCCTGAGCAAGGACCCGGACCGGCGGCCCAGCGCCGAGAACCTGGCCCGCGGTCTGCGTACGGTCGCCTCGGGCATCGGCGTCCACGCGAACTCCGCCCAGATCGCCGCCGCCGACGGGGTGGGCGCCCTGCTCGCCCCCGACCCGGCGCCCACCGCGGTCCCGGAGACCCCGGGCGCCGCCGACCCCACACAGGTGCTGCCGAGCAACGCGGGCTCCTTCGACCCCGCCGCCACCAGCGTGCTCCCGCAGTCCGGACCCGGGGGCCAGGGCGGTCCCGGCGGCCATGCCGATCCGACGTCCGTCATGCCGCCCGTGCCGCAGCGCCCCGACGGGCCGCCGCAGCCGGACGGCCCGCACCCCTGGCAGTCGCAGCTCCAGGCGGCCCGCGACCGCAACGAACAGACCCAGGTCCAGTACCTCGACCCGAGCCAGGACCCCCTGCGGCGCCGCCCGCAGCGCCAGCAGCAGCCGCCGCAGCATCAGCAGCACCAGCAGCAGTCGCCCCAGCGCCGCCAGCCGCCTCCGCAGCACCAGCAGTACCCGCCGCAGCAACAGCAACACCAGCAGCAGCATCAGCCTCAGCGCTACCAGCCGCCGCAGCAGCCCCAGCGGCAGCAGTACGCGCCTCCGCAGCCGCAACAGCCCCAGCAGCCGGCCGCGCGCCCACCGCGCGAGCCGCGTCCGCCGAGGCAGCGCGGCGCCAACCCGATGCGCATCCCCGGACTCGGCTGCCTCAAGGGCTGCCTGTTCACCGTGGTGCTCCTGATCGTCGCCGGCTGGCTCATCTGGGAGCTGACCCCGCTCCAGGAATGGGTCGCCCAGGGCAAGGGCTACTGGGAGGCGATCGGCGACGCGATCGGCACGGTCACCGGCTGGATCTCCGAGCTCGGCGAGAGCACGGGCAGCTCGGGCGGGGCCTGA
- a CDS encoding FHA domain-containing protein: MQIRLTVLAPRSGQTSARTCDVLVTAPAGTALAAVASQLAAAVSGPESSQGGGAVVLFAGRERLDGHRVALGEPPLVDGAVLSLQVPGDDEATDDPVPAQLHVVAGPDAGGVHLLHGGQIRIGRSADADVPLDDPDVSRLHCAVTVADDGRVSVADLGSTNGTSLDGVEVRERPVRLAPGALLRLGESALRLTAGSRPTKLPTAPDGEGHLRVARAETGSPAAGHGSGGPLPAHAHGYGAPASPSPASASTAPSGPHGGSGAPGSSPDAASWPEHAGAGPGAYQKHGPHARGEEFADAPTPRRGIGAWARRLKGGAKAEQAPGPETGAGRRGEAYGASPAPDGPGGPTAHGSATSGSGAHGSGTYGSGSASHDFTGGSPDPSGGPSGAGHLASPASPGSPFSALPTAPEGTWPDPAAVLLTALGPGPRLWERHPEHPEALVVRLGTTDRAEVPAVPVTVGLREAGSLGLAGPRARLAGLARATVAQLAALHSPFDLEIVLISTDRSRPLEERRREWSWLGWLPHLRPTHGQDCRLLLAYEREQAEARTAELVRRLDEGPLGPGWPHLDRASVAEAARAHTGPHTVVVLDGDPGTAMLRETTARLAGAGAAAGIHLICLAETPSSSPTSPVAATYEAACRASIAFRECGAVAMLSGDVATALRLLRTAGGQAAGHGTVAAVDAVSAAWAERFGRALAPLREEGSAALAGRPTTAALPPSARLLDELGLARATPASLMARWASTAEAQPGASAPRPAAPARSEPDSPNSGRTLSAGPRVGPQRTAAASSDRDSGRTPYPAAGAPDPERTPYPPLDARDSGRTPYPGSQRSGPGQASGAGSGERADAAAPPAGATRTGRPVLVLGAGPRGPLSVDLADEGPHLLIEGPPGSGRTELLRAVAASLASAARPDRLGILLVDGSGGEHGERGEGLLPCTELPHVFTHLVACDPVRMREFAQALGGELKRRAELLGDLDFAAWHERHAQRQAPPRIVGQRPPSGAERRGDLDSPASGTLRLRPAARSGDPGPSPLPRLVVLADDFDALVAPALGSPGRPAAGSVVRALEAVARDGGRLGVHLVATSARPDRTEDTELARGARLRIVLDAPVQPPSPDEPAPGRGRLGHPDGRVTPFQGGRVTGRIPRTATLRPTVVPLEWERMGDPPTRRPVRELGNGPTDLALLASALERAARSVNAERLPALVPFPA; the protein is encoded by the coding sequence ATGCAGATCCGGCTGACCGTCCTCGCGCCGCGCAGCGGCCAGACCTCGGCGCGCACCTGCGACGTGCTCGTCACCGCGCCCGCCGGGACAGCGCTGGCCGCCGTCGCCTCCCAGCTGGCCGCCGCCGTGTCGGGGCCCGAGAGCTCCCAGGGCGGCGGGGCCGTCGTGCTCTTCGCCGGACGGGAGCGGCTGGACGGTCACCGCGTCGCGCTGGGCGAACCGCCCCTGGTGGACGGCGCGGTGCTCTCGCTCCAGGTCCCCGGCGACGACGAGGCGACGGACGACCCCGTTCCGGCCCAGCTCCACGTGGTGGCGGGCCCCGACGCGGGCGGCGTCCACCTGCTGCACGGCGGGCAGATCCGGATCGGCCGCTCCGCCGACGCGGACGTCCCGCTCGACGACCCGGACGTCTCCCGGCTGCACTGCGCGGTGACGGTCGCCGACGACGGCCGGGTCTCGGTCGCCGACCTCGGTTCGACGAACGGCACCTCGCTGGACGGCGTCGAGGTGCGCGAGCGGCCGGTCCGCCTCGCCCCCGGCGCGCTGCTGCGGCTCGGCGAGTCCGCCCTCCGCCTCACGGCGGGCTCCCGTCCGACGAAGCTGCCGACCGCCCCGGACGGCGAGGGACACCTGCGGGTGGCCCGCGCCGAGACGGGCTCTCCCGCCGCGGGCCACGGCTCCGGCGGGCCTCTTCCCGCGCACGCCCACGGCTACGGCGCGCCGGCCTCCCCGTCCCCCGCCTCCGCCTCCACGGCGCCCTCCGGGCCCCACGGCGGCTCCGGAGCCCCGGGTTCCTCCCCCGACGCGGCCTCCTGGCCGGAGCACGCCGGGGCCGGACCCGGCGCGTATCAGAAACACGGCCCCCACGCCCGCGGCGAGGAGTTCGCCGACGCCCCGACGCCCCGACGCGGCATAGGAGCATGGGCGAGGCGGCTCAAGGGCGGCGCGAAGGCCGAACAGGCTCCGGGCCCGGAGACCGGCGCCGGGCGGCGTGGCGAGGCGTACGGCGCCTCCCCCGCCCCGGACGGTCCGGGCGGCCCGACAGCCCACGGATCAGCGACGTCCGGATCAGGCGCGCACGGCTCGGGCACGTACGGCTCCGGCTCGGCGTCCCACGACTTCACGGGCGGCTCCCCCGATCCGTCCGGCGGCCCGTCGGGCGCCGGGCACCTCGCCTCCCCGGCATCCCCCGGCTCGCCCTTCTCCGCGCTGCCCACCGCCCCCGAGGGCACCTGGCCGGATCCGGCGGCCGTGCTGCTGACCGCGCTGGGCCCGGGTCCCCGGCTCTGGGAGCGCCACCCGGAGCACCCGGAGGCGCTGGTGGTGCGGCTCGGCACGACCGACCGGGCCGAGGTGCCCGCCGTGCCGGTGACCGTGGGGCTGCGGGAGGCCGGTTCGCTGGGGCTCGCCGGTCCGCGCGCCCGGCTGGCGGGTCTGGCCCGCGCGACGGTGGCGCAGCTCGCCGCGCTGCACTCTCCGTTCGACCTGGAGATCGTCCTCATCAGCACCGACCGCTCCCGGCCGCTGGAGGAGCGGCGGCGGGAGTGGTCCTGGCTGGGGTGGCTGCCGCATCTGCGCCCGACGCACGGACAGGACTGCCGGCTGCTCCTCGCCTACGAGCGTGAGCAGGCGGAGGCCCGTACGGCCGAGCTGGTGCGCCGCCTGGACGAGGGCCCCCTCGGACCCGGCTGGCCGCACCTGGACCGGGCCTCCGTGGCCGAGGCGGCCCGCGCCCACACGGGCCCGCACACGGTGGTCGTCCTGGACGGCGACCCCGGTACGGCGATGCTGCGCGAGACCACGGCGCGGCTGGCCGGGGCGGGCGCGGCGGCCGGGATCCATCTGATCTGCCTGGCCGAGACCCCGTCCTCCTCCCCCACCTCCCCGGTGGCCGCGACGTACGAGGCGGCCTGCCGGGCCTCCATCGCCTTCCGGGAGTGCGGGGCCGTCGCGATGCTGAGCGGGGACGTCGCCACGGCGCTGCGCCTGTTGCGCACGGCGGGCGGGCAGGCCGCGGGGCACGGGACGGTGGCCGCGGTGGACGCGGTGTCGGCGGCCTGGGCCGAGCGGTTCGGGCGGGCCCTGGCACCCCTGCGCGAGGAGGGCTCGGCCGCGCTGGCGGGCCGCCCGACGACCGCGGCGCTGCCGCCGTCCGCCCGCCTGCTGGACGAGCTGGGCCTGGCCCGGGCCACGCCGGCCTCGCTGATGGCCCGCTGGGCGTCCACGGCGGAGGCCCAGCCCGGCGCCTCGGCACCCCGGCCCGCCGCCCCGGCCCGCTCGGAGCCGGACAGCCCCAATTCCGGGCGCACCCTCAGCGCGGGCCCGCGCGTCGGCCCGCAGCGCACCGCCGCCGCCTCCTCCGACCGGGACTCCGGCCGCACGCCGTACCCGGCGGCGGGCGCCCCCGACCCGGAGCGCACGCCGTACCCGCCGCTGGACGCCCGCGACTCCGGGCGCACGCCGTATCCGGGCTCCCAGCGTTCCGGACCGGGGCAGGCGTCCGGGGCCGGGTCCGGGGAGCGGGCCGACGCCGCCGCGCCCCCGGCCGGGGCCACCCGCACCGGCCGCCCGGTCCTCGTGCTCGGGGCGGGCCCCCGGGGCCCCCTGAGCGTCGATCTCGCCGACGAGGGGCCGCATCTGCTGATCGAGGGGCCGCCGGGCAGCGGCCGCACCGAGCTGCTCCGGGCCGTCGCCGCCTCGCTCGCCTCCGCGGCCCGGCCCGACCGGCTCGGCATCCTGCTCGTCGACGGATCCGGCGGCGAGCACGGGGAGCGCGGCGAAGGTCTGCTCCCCTGTACGGAGCTGCCGCATGTCTTCACCCACCTCGTGGCGTGCGACCCGGTCCGGATGCGGGAGTTCGCGCAGGCCCTGGGCGGCGAGCTGAAGCGGCGCGCCGAGCTGCTCGGCGACCTGGACTTCGCCGCCTGGCACGAGCGGCACGCCCAGCGGCAGGCACCGCCCCGCATCGTGGGCCAGCGGCCGCCGAGCGGGGCCGAGCGGCGCGGCGATCTGGACTCCCCGGCCAGCGGCACCCTGCGGCTGCGCCCCGCCGCCCGGTCCGGGGACCCCGGCCCCTCCCCGCTGCCCCGCCTCGTCGTCCTCGCCGACGACTTCGACGCGCTGGTCGCCCCGGCGCTCGGCAGTCCCGGCCGGCCCGCCGCCGGTTCGGTGGTGCGGGCGCTGGAGGCCGTGGCCCGGGACGGCGGGCGGCTCGGGGTGCACCTGGTCGCCACCTCCGCGCGCCCGGACCGCACCGAGGACACCGAGCTGGCCCGTGGCGCCCGGCTGCGCATCGTGCTGGACGCCCCGGTGCAGCCGCCGTCCCCGGACGAGCCGGCCCCCGGCCGGGGCAGGCTGGGGCATCCGGACGGCCGGGTGACGCCGTTCCAGGGCGGCCGGGTCACCGGCCGCATCCCGCGTACGGCGACGCTGCGGCCCACCGTCGTCCCGCTGGAGTGGGAGCGGATGGGCGATCCGCCGACCCGGCGCCCGGTCCGGGAGCTGGGAAACGGGCCGACCGACCTGGCGCTGCTCGCCAGTGCGCTGGAGCGCGCGGCCCGTTCGGTGAACGCCGAGCGGCTGCCGGCGCTGGTGCCGTTCCCGGCCTGA
- a CDS encoding ABC transporter substrate-binding protein, which produces MRTTFSIRRAAVVFAAVGALALTGCGGGGDGGDGKKTTDDGSDKGTDSASTVTLPKLDGEDISVAAVWTGPEQENFTKVLDEFEKRTGASVTFVPAQDPIINFLGTKIAGKQPPDVAMIPQVGAIQQAAAKKWAKPVGAEAKAQLDKNYAKVWQDLGAVDGTQYGVYFKAANKSLIWYNAAAFDNAGASEPKTWKDFLTTAETVSASGVTPVSVGGADGWTLTDWFENVYLSQAGPEKYDQLAKHEIPWTDPSVKDALTTLAGLWGKPELIAGGADGALQTEFPASVTQTFTGGDQPKGAMVFEGDFVSINIAQTEAKIGTDAKVFPFPAVGADSPVVTGGDAAVALKDTKGAQALLTWLASSDAAKIWAEAGGFISPNKGLDLKAYPNDVQRTMAQALIDAGDDVRFDMSDQAPQSFGGTPGKGEWKILQDFLKNPKDIVGTQKQLESEAVKAYKS; this is translated from the coding sequence ATGCGCACAACCTTCTCGATACGCAGGGCCGCAGTCGTGTTCGCGGCGGTCGGCGCTCTGGCGCTCACCGGCTGCGGAGGCGGCGGAGACGGCGGAGACGGCAAGAAGACGACGGACGACGGCTCGGACAAGGGCACGGACAGCGCGTCCACGGTGACCCTGCCGAAGCTGGACGGTGAGGACATCTCCGTCGCCGCGGTCTGGACCGGACCCGAGCAGGAGAACTTCACCAAGGTGCTGGACGAGTTCGAGAAACGTACGGGCGCGAGCGTCACCTTCGTCCCGGCGCAGGACCCGATCATCAACTTCCTGGGCACCAAGATCGCGGGCAAGCAGCCGCCGGACGTGGCGATGATCCCGCAGGTCGGCGCCATCCAGCAGGCGGCGGCGAAGAAGTGGGCCAAGCCGGTCGGCGCCGAGGCGAAGGCGCAGCTCGACAAGAACTACGCGAAGGTCTGGCAGGACCTCGGCGCGGTGGACGGCACCCAGTACGGCGTGTACTTCAAGGCGGCCAACAAGTCCCTGATCTGGTACAACGCCGCCGCGTTCGACAACGCGGGGGCGAGCGAGCCGAAGACCTGGAAGGACTTCCTGACGACCGCGGAGACCGTCTCCGCCTCCGGCGTCACGCCGGTCTCGGTGGGCGGCGCGGACGGCTGGACCCTGACCGACTGGTTCGAGAACGTCTACCTCTCCCAGGCGGGGCCGGAGAAGTACGACCAGCTGGCGAAGCACGAGATCCCGTGGACCGACCCGTCCGTCAAGGACGCGCTGACCACGCTGGCCGGGCTGTGGGGGAAGCCGGAGCTGATCGCGGGCGGCGCGGACGGGGCGCTCCAGACGGAGTTCCCGGCCTCGGTGACCCAGACGTTCACCGGGGGCGACCAGCCCAAGGGCGCGATGGTCTTCGAGGGCGACTTCGTCTCCATCAACATCGCGCAGACCGAGGCGAAGATCGGCACGGACGCCAAGGTCTTCCCGTTCCCGGCGGTCGGCGCGGACTCCCCCGTGGTGACCGGCGGCGACGCGGCGGTGGCGCTGAAGGACACCAAGGGCGCGCAGGCGCTGCTGACCTGGCTGGCCTCCTCCGACGCGGCGAAGATCTGGGCCGAGGCGGGCGGGTTCATCTCCCCGAACAAGGGCCTGGACCTGAAGGCGTACCCGAACGACGTGCAGCGCACGATGGCCCAGGCGCTGATCGACGCCGGTGACGACGTCCGCTTCGACATGTCCGACCAGGCCCCGCAGTCGTTCGGCGGAACGCCGGGGAAGGGCGAGTGGAAGATCCTCCAGGACTTCCTGAAGAACCCGAAGGACATCGTGGGGACCCAGAAACAGCTGGAGTCCGAAGCGGTCAAGGCGTACAAGAGCTGA
- a CDS encoding carbohydrate ABC transporter permease: MTGTRRVIAAAFLLPALVLLGALVLYPIGYSVYRSFFDQAGTGFAGFDNYTALFTDATIVTAVKNNAIWVVFAPTVATALGLIFAVLTERIRWGTAFKLIVFMPMAISMLAAGIIFRLVYDQAPERGVANAVAVGVHDTFNQSSGFPKARPLPVHPLEKGDGGAYLSKEPVRAGQPLRVPLVGVAPAKMPGDARPAKAAPAASGDEIAGTAWLDFTRGGGGKPNVVDPEELGLKGLKVEAVKDGKVVATATAGADGVFTLPASADGAQLRLPADNFREPYNGVDWLGPSLVTPGIIGSYVWMWAGFAMVLIAAGLAGLPRELLEAARVDGANEWQVFRRITVPMLAPVLAVVLVTLMINVLKVFDLVFIIAPGSSQDDANVLALQLYRSSFGTDADLGIGSAIAVLLLLLVIPVMLFNIRRIRKEGRR; this comes from the coding sequence GTGACCGGCACCCGCAGGGTCATCGCGGCGGCGTTCCTGCTGCCCGCGCTGGTGCTGCTCGGCGCGCTGGTGCTCTATCCGATCGGGTACTCGGTCTACCGGTCGTTCTTCGACCAGGCCGGCACGGGCTTCGCCGGGTTCGACAACTACACGGCGCTGTTCACCGACGCCACCATCGTCACGGCGGTGAAGAACAACGCGATCTGGGTGGTCTTCGCCCCGACGGTCGCCACCGCGCTCGGGCTGATCTTCGCGGTGCTGACCGAGCGGATCCGCTGGGGCACCGCGTTCAAGCTGATCGTCTTCATGCCGATGGCGATCTCGATGCTGGCGGCGGGCATCATCTTCCGGCTGGTGTACGACCAGGCTCCCGAGCGGGGTGTGGCCAACGCGGTGGCGGTGGGCGTGCACGACACGTTCAACCAGTCCTCCGGCTTCCCGAAGGCGCGCCCGCTGCCCGTGCACCCGCTGGAGAAGGGTGACGGCGGGGCGTATCTGTCCAAGGAGCCGGTCCGGGCGGGCCAGCCGCTGCGGGTGCCGCTGGTCGGCGTGGCCCCGGCGAAGATGCCGGGCGACGCGCGGCCGGCGAAGGCGGCCCCGGCGGCGTCCGGGGACGAAATCGCGGGCACGGCCTGGCTGGACTTCACGCGGGGCGGCGGCGGGAAGCCGAATGTCGTCGACCCGGAGGAGCTGGGCCTGAAGGGCCTGAAGGTCGAGGCCGTGAAGGACGGGAAGGTCGTCGCCACGGCCACGGCCGGAGCGGACGGGGTGTTCACGCTGCCCGCTTCGGCGGACGGGGCCCAACTACGCCTGCCGGCGGACAACTTCCGCGAACCGTACAACGGCGTCGACTGGCTCGGACCGTCCCTCGTGACGCCCGGGATCATCGGCAGTTACGTCTGGATGTGGGCCGGCTTCGCGATGGTGCTGATCGCGGCGGGGCTGGCCGGTCTGCCGCGTGAGCTCCTGGAGGCCGCGCGGGTGGACGGCGCCAACGAGTGGCAGGTGTTCCGCCGCATCACGGTGCCGATGCTGGCGCCGGTGCTCGCGGTGGTCCTGGTGACGCTGATGATCAACGTGCTGAAGGTCTTCGACCTGGTGTTCATCATCGCGCCGGGCTCCTCGCAGGACGACGCGAACGTGCTGGCGCTCCAGCTGTACAGGTCCTCGTTCGGCACGGACGCGGACCTGGGGATCGGGAGCGCGATCGCGGTGCTCCTGCTGCTGCTGGTGATCCCGGTGATGCTGTTCAACATCCGCCGGATCCGGAAGGAGGGACGCCGATGA
- a CDS encoding carbohydrate ABC transporter permease, whose translation MSAPDASIKAKRSLGARIAARAGGGVMRVFLILVALFWLMPTIGLLLSSLRGPQDIAATGWWKVFTAPSEMTFDNYQRLLDNSTITGSLVSTIMITVPSTVLVVVIGSLAGYAFAWMEFPGRDWWFLLVVGLLVVPVQVALIPVSELFGTIGIFETTLGVVLFHTAFGLPFAIFLLRNFFAEIPRELLEAARLDGAGEIRLFTRVVMPLGGPAIASLGIFQFLWVWNDMLVALIFADSESPPITVALQQQVRQFGNNIDVLAPGAFVSMVIPLAVFFAFQRQFVSGVMAGAVK comes from the coding sequence ATGAGCGCACCCGACGCATCGATCAAGGCCAAGCGGTCCCTCGGCGCCCGGATCGCCGCCCGTGCCGGGGGCGGGGTGATGCGGGTCTTCCTGATCCTGGTCGCCCTGTTCTGGCTGATGCCCACGATCGGCCTGCTGCTGTCCTCGCTGCGCGGGCCGCAGGACATCGCGGCCACCGGCTGGTGGAAGGTCTTCACCGCCCCGTCGGAGATGACCTTCGACAACTACCAGCGGCTGCTGGACAATTCGACGATCACCGGCTCGCTCGTCAGCACGATCATGATCACGGTGCCCTCCACGGTGCTGGTGGTGGTCATCGGCTCACTGGCCGGATACGCCTTCGCGTGGATGGAGTTCCCCGGCCGCGACTGGTGGTTCCTGCTGGTCGTCGGGTTGCTGGTGGTGCCGGTGCAGGTCGCGCTGATCCCGGTCTCCGAGCTGTTCGGCACCATCGGGATCTTCGAGACGACGCTCGGGGTCGTGCTGTTCCACACGGCGTTCGGCCTGCCGTTCGCGATCTTCCTGCTGCGGAACTTCTTCGCGGAGATCCCCCGTGAGCTGCTGGAGGCCGCTCGGCTCGACGGGGCGGGCGAGATCCGGCTGTTCACCCGCGTCGTCATGCCGCTGGGCGGTCCGGCGATCGCCTCGCTCGGGATCTTCCAGTTCCTGTGGGTGTGGAACGACATGCTGGTCGCGCTGATCTTCGCGGACTCCGAGTCGCCGCCGATCACCGTGGCGCTCCAGCAGCAGGTCCGCCAGTTCGGCAACAACATCGACGTACTGGCGCCCGGCGCGTTCGTGTCGATGGTGATCCCGCTGGCGGTGTTCTTCGCCTTCCAGCGGCAGTTCGTGTCCGGCGTGATGGCGGGCGCCGTCAAGTAG